The Sulfolobus acidocaldarius DSM 639 genome has a window encoding:
- a CDS encoding M20/M25/M40 family metallo-hydrolase, which translates to MDYIKDLFEFLKIDTTSAKGRGEEGAKFLVDYLKDNGIEAKIIRHKAKNPYVYGEVNVGSKKTLLIYNHYDVQPVEPLEKWNSDPFNPVIKDGKIFARGVGDDKGTLMARLQAIIELLRENKLKVNVKLFYEGEEEIGSPNMEDFLKDYSKMLSADYVLWEGAGKSPEGRPEIVLGVKGLLYVELRKKTPKDLHSMYGPIARNPAWDLVYLLNKLRDEKGKVLIPNFYDKVVWLSEEEKKYLRTPDEYLAKAIEQNVPGNSMIKLVEEPTCNIDGIYSGYTGEGSKTVIPSLAFVKLDFRLVPNQDPQEILSSLKRYISDPEIEIIVHGSVKPYRTSLNSEIARALIRSAKEVYNEDPVVLPNSPGTGPMEMIARYLNVNQIADGVGVDNYSSNIHSFNENILVNDYYKGIEWTKSLLRHLGE; encoded by the coding sequence GTGGATTACATAAAAGATTTGTTCGAATTCCTAAAAATAGACACAACATCAGCTAAAGGTAGAGGAGAAGAAGGTGCTAAATTTTTAGTCGATTACTTGAAGGATAATGGAATAGAGGCTAAAATTATTAGACATAAGGCTAAGAATCCTTATGTTTATGGCGAAGTCAATGTAGGTTCCAAGAAAACACTCCTCATATATAACCACTATGACGTTCAACCAGTGGAACCATTAGAGAAATGGAATTCTGATCCATTTAACCCGGTAATTAAGGACGGTAAAATATTTGCTAGAGGAGTAGGCGATGATAAAGGAACTCTAATGGCAAGACTACAGGCAATTATAGAACTCTTAAGAGAAAACAAGTTGAAGGTAAACGTTAAGTTGTTTTATGAGGGGGAAGAAGAGATAGGAAGCCCCAATATGGAGGATTTCCTTAAGGATTACTCTAAAATGTTAAGTGCAGATTATGTTCTGTGGGAAGGTGCAGGTAAATCTCCAGAGGGACGCCCAGAGATCGTTTTAGGTGTTAAAGGATTATTGTATGTAGAGCTTAGAAAGAAAACACCCAAAGATTTACATTCAATGTATGGACCAATTGCTCGTAATCCTGCATGGGACTTAGTTTACTTATTAAACAAATTAAGGGATGAGAAAGGTAAAGTGCTGATTCCCAATTTTTATGATAAAGTTGTATGGCTCAGTGAAGAAGAGAAGAAGTATCTGCGTACTCCTGATGAGTACTTGGCTAAAGCTATTGAACAGAACGTGCCAGGGAATTCAATGATAAAGCTGGTCGAAGAACCCACATGCAATATCGACGGAATTTACTCCGGTTACACTGGAGAAGGCTCAAAGACCGTAATCCCTTCCCTAGCCTTTGTGAAATTAGATTTTAGGTTAGTTCCCAACCAAGATCCCCAGGAAATTCTAAGCTCACTTAAAAGGTACATATCAGACCCAGAAATTGAAATAATAGTACATGGTTCCGTGAAACCATATAGAACCTCCCTTAACAGTGAGATCGCTAGAGCACTTATACGTTCGGCAAAGGAAGTATACAATGAAGATCCTGTTGTATTACCCAACAGCCCAGGTACTGGTCCTATGGAAATGATTGCTAGATATCTTAACGTTAACCAAATAGCTGATGGTGTAGGTGTTGATAATTACTCGTCAAACATTCATTCATTTAATGAAAATATATTAGTTAATGACTACTACAAAGGCATAGAGTGGACAAAGAGCTTACTAAGACATCTAGGTGAGTAA
- the priX gene encoding DNA primase noncatalytic subunit PriX has translation MEENRKRKRIILHYPDDTPAGYIEFDGRVSKIYNEKGEFIFQVEGSFPPIPRKVNYDWIDKILEKGLPDARKRFILYVASRYLVNVKGLSEEDVVKILVDFYGRHGGSKVYESWIRSVVRGVKSKNLKPWSLKKIESNDKEMYELILKVLNS, from the coding sequence ATGGAAGAAAATAGAAAAAGAAAGAGAATAATTTTACACTATCCTGACGATACGCCAGCTGGATACATAGAGTTTGATGGTAGAGTTTCTAAGATATATAATGAAAAAGGGGAGTTCATATTCCAGGTTGAGGGTTCTTTTCCGCCAATACCTAGAAAAGTAAATTACGATTGGATAGACAAAATTCTTGAGAAAGGTCTACCTGACGCTAGGAAGAGATTTATACTCTACGTGGCAAGCAGGTACTTAGTAAATGTAAAGGGTTTGAGTGAGGAAGATGTTGTTAAAATACTGGTAGATTTTTATGGAAGACATGGAGGAAGTAAGGTATATGAATCGTGGATACGGTCTGTTGTGAGAGGAGTTAAGAGTAAAAATTTGAAGCCTTGGAGCTTGAAAAAAATAGAAAGCAATGACAAGGAGATGTACGAGCTGATTCTCAAGGTTCTTAACTCATGA
- a CDS encoding ATP-binding protein translates to MKCGKCDDEAVIKIPYANISLCARHFTEWLENRFERVVEKYKMFDGSDRIGVAVSGGKDSTTLLHLMNKLAQKRGFEIVGIHIHLGIDMGKGYSDKSLEFALKNFQMLGVKYKLINVKEKYGFTIDEAKFKIRRPICSTCGLVKRYSMEEIAEEEGLDTVVTGHNLNDMAQFVLSGYFSGDVNNLSRLKPVLPPTRGYKVKKVKPLFLIYEKEILTYAILNNIPFIYDSCPHTFRVGGATQDKIRRKLEEMEDEIPGFMLLLVQNFTDKIQEPLEVIYSKVEEVSKCKICGRPTTKDREICSFCATKMKLTSVSR, encoded by the coding sequence GTGAAATGCGGTAAATGTGATGATGAGGCAGTAATAAAAATACCTTACGCTAACATATCCTTATGTGCGAGGCACTTTACAGAATGGTTAGAGAATAGATTTGAGCGAGTAGTTGAGAAATATAAGATGTTTGATGGGTCGGATAGGATTGGAGTAGCAGTCTCTGGTGGGAAAGATAGTACTACACTTCTACATCTAATGAATAAGTTGGCTCAAAAAAGAGGGTTTGAGATCGTCGGAATTCATATTCATTTAGGTATAGATATGGGAAAGGGGTACTCAGATAAGAGCTTAGAATTTGCACTGAAAAACTTTCAGATGTTAGGAGTGAAGTACAAATTAATAAATGTTAAGGAAAAATATGGTTTCACTATAGACGAGGCAAAATTTAAGATTAGAAGACCTATATGCAGTACCTGTGGCTTGGTAAAGAGATATTCTATGGAGGAAATAGCTGAGGAGGAGGGATTAGATACTGTGGTTACTGGGCATAATCTTAATGATATGGCACAATTTGTCCTCTCGGGATATTTCAGTGGAGATGTAAATAATTTATCTAGGCTAAAGCCTGTTCTACCTCCTACCAGAGGGTATAAAGTGAAGAAGGTTAAACCTCTTTTCCTTATCTACGAGAAAGAAATATTAACATACGCAATACTAAACAATATACCCTTCATATATGACTCCTGTCCTCATACTTTTAGGGTAGGCGGGGCTACACAAGACAAGATCAGGAGGAAATTAGAAGAAATGGAGGACGAGATCCCTGGTTTCATGTTGTTATTAGTTCAAAACTTCACGGACAAGATACAAGAGCCCCTAGAAGTTATATACTCCAAAGTTGAGGAAGTGAGTAAGTGTAAGATCTGTGGAAGACCCACCACTAAAGATAGAGAAATATGTTCATTTTGTGCTACTAAGATGAAACTAACGAGCGTCAGTAGGTAA
- the sfsA gene encoding DNA/RNA nuclease SfsA yields MTTSSFVVYDFDTPLFEDIVKERINRFVVITQSGKLCHLHDPGRLKELIYPGNRILIREHKGRKTNYMVLAAHSGTGWVVTDSSIHNKIARNFLPSDVKSEVKVNNSRLDFYYDNTFVEVKGCSLVVDGKALFPDAPTERGKRHLEELIKLKMQGYRSLILILVMRDDAICFSPNWKTDKKFSMAFKNAVEEGVEVTIKLLKLIDNKIWYIKDIQLCPDAFNYSH; encoded by the coding sequence ATGACCACTTCATCATTTGTTGTTTATGATTTCGACACTCCATTATTTGAAGATATTGTTAAAGAACGGATAAATAGATTTGTTGTTATAACGCAGTCCGGAAAATTGTGCCACTTACACGACCCAGGAAGACTCAAGGAATTGATATACCCAGGCAATAGGATTTTGATAAGAGAGCATAAAGGAAGGAAAACTAACTATATGGTTCTAGCTGCCCACTCTGGTACAGGATGGGTTGTAACAGATAGTTCCATTCATAATAAAATAGCGAGAAATTTTCTTCCCTCTGACGTCAAATCAGAGGTCAAGGTGAATAACTCAAGGTTAGATTTCTATTACGATAACACATTTGTTGAGGTGAAGGGCTGTAGTTTAGTGGTTGACGGTAAAGCACTATTTCCTGATGCGCCTACTGAGAGAGGTAAAAGGCATTTAGAAGAACTGATAAAGCTAAAAATGCAAGGTTATAGATCGTTGATCTTGATCCTGGTCATGAGAGACGACGCTATCTGTTTTTCTCCGAATTGGAAGACTGACAAGAAATTTTCAATGGCATTCAAGAACGCAGTCGAAGAAGGAGTTGAAGTTACAATAAAGTTACTTAAACTTATAGACAATAAGATATGGTACATTAAGGATATTCAGCTATGTCCTGATGCGTTTAATTACTCTCACTAG
- the cobB gene encoding NAD-dependent protein deacetylase — MYLVEEAKKVAEMILSSVNAIAFTGAGISTASGIPDFRGPQGLWKKYSPELASIEYFQKYPDAFWQFYSTRMKSLFEAKPNRAHYALAQLEKMGLIKAVITQNVDGLHSVAGSRNVIELHGNMRKSYCTSCLRSYDSLEVLARVEKGEVIPRCECGGILKPDVVLFGEPVHGIYEAMRIANESDLVLAIGSSLTVYPANQIPLIVKRNGGGLIILNGEETPYDEYADLVIRERIEIFLPEVISHIQSLHRSS, encoded by the coding sequence ATGTATCTAGTGGAAGAAGCAAAAAAAGTTGCTGAGATGATTCTCTCTTCGGTCAATGCTATAGCTTTCACAGGAGCAGGTATAAGTACGGCTTCAGGCATACCGGATTTTAGAGGTCCGCAGGGTTTATGGAAGAAATATTCTCCTGAATTGGCAAGCATTGAATATTTCCAAAAATATCCTGATGCCTTTTGGCAGTTTTACTCCACAAGAATGAAGTCCTTATTTGAAGCTAAGCCAAATCGAGCCCATTATGCACTAGCTCAACTTGAGAAGATGGGTCTCATTAAAGCTGTGATAACTCAAAATGTAGATGGTCTACATAGTGTGGCTGGATCTAGGAATGTAATCGAACTTCATGGAAATATGAGGAAAAGTTACTGCACCTCATGTCTCAGATCCTACGATAGTCTAGAAGTGTTAGCACGAGTGGAAAAAGGCGAAGTTATCCCTAGATGTGAGTGTGGTGGAATATTGAAGCCAGATGTCGTGCTATTTGGCGAGCCAGTACATGGCATATATGAAGCCATGAGAATAGCTAACGAATCTGATCTAGTGCTCGCGATAGGCAGTTCACTGACGGTTTACCCCGCAAACCAGATACCCCTAATAGTGAAAAGAAACGGAGGGGGGCTAATAATTCTAAACGGAGAGGAGACTCCATATGACGAGTATGCAGATTTAGTAATAAGAGAACGGATTGAGATATTTCTTCCTGAAGTTATATCTCACATTCAGTCCCTACACCGCTCCTCATAG
- a CDS encoding sodium:solute symporter family protein — MSGINVDYTTLGVFIGLFVVFAILGFYGAYWRKGDLSKLDEWGLGGRRLGWLLVWFLMGADLYTAYTFIAIPSGVYASGSLFFYAVPYVAWTFGIALLTMPRLWSISRRRGYITAADFVKDRFNNRPLSVAVALTGAVAELPYIALQIFGMQAVLTVLLIGLGVTGTYGGLSVSEWALIIAFIVLAAFTITSGLRGAALTAVFKDILIWITVLTVIIAVPLAYGGFSHAFSAIEAIKGKGAAAYEFLSPSAITNYFTLALGSAMALYLYPHSINGSLSAQDTDKLKKSTSLLPLYGVGLALLALFGILIYAVPSALSIVVSNKNGALTVPSLIAATMPSWFVGLGLVAIFVGGLVPAAIMAIGASNLLTRNVIGEFKKLSPRTESNLAKIISTVFKFAALAFIFIVQATYAVQLQLLGGILILQTLPAVFLGLYTNKLEGYSTFAGWIAGIASGVYMVLYTNNFGTLLKSYLATPYGPIYIGVLSLAINILVTVIGTLIAYGVGWRPSQKIKAEEFEVV; from the coding sequence GTGTCAGGAATAAATGTTGATTATACAACTTTAGGAGTTTTCATAGGACTTTTTGTAGTATTTGCAATATTAGGATTTTATGGAGCTTACTGGAGAAAAGGAGACCTCTCAAAGCTCGATGAATGGGGTTTGGGAGGCAGAAGATTAGGTTGGCTATTAGTATGGTTCCTAATGGGAGCAGATCTGTATACTGCATACACTTTCATTGCGATACCCTCAGGTGTCTACGCAAGCGGAAGCTTATTCTTCTACGCTGTACCATACGTAGCATGGACATTTGGAATTGCCTTATTGACAATGCCAAGACTTTGGAGTATATCGAGAAGGAGAGGATACATAACTGCAGCTGATTTCGTTAAAGATAGATTTAATAACAGACCATTATCAGTGGCAGTTGCCTTAACTGGAGCAGTGGCAGAATTACCATATATTGCATTACAGATATTTGGAATGCAGGCTGTCCTTACAGTCCTACTAATCGGACTAGGTGTAACAGGAACCTATGGGGGACTATCGGTAAGCGAATGGGCACTAATTATAGCTTTCATAGTATTGGCTGCATTTACCATAACCAGTGGTCTAAGAGGAGCAGCACTTACAGCCGTGTTTAAGGATATTCTTATCTGGATCACAGTATTAACTGTTATTATAGCAGTACCGTTAGCTTATGGTGGGTTCTCCCACGCATTTTCTGCAATAGAGGCAATAAAAGGAAAAGGAGCTGCAGCATATGAATTTCTCAGTCCAAGCGCCATAACAAACTATTTTACGTTAGCTCTAGGGAGTGCGATGGCTCTATATCTTTACCCACATTCTATAAACGGTTCATTGTCAGCACAAGATACAGATAAGCTAAAGAAGAGTACATCATTACTTCCATTATATGGAGTAGGATTAGCGCTATTAGCGTTATTCGGAATATTGATTTATGCTGTCCCATCAGCTCTGAGCATAGTTGTTTCAAACAAAAACGGCGCTTTAACTGTTCCAAGTTTAATAGCTGCAACAATGCCTAGTTGGTTCGTAGGTTTAGGCTTAGTGGCAATATTCGTAGGAGGATTAGTGCCAGCGGCAATAATGGCAATAGGAGCCTCAAATCTATTGACAAGAAATGTGATAGGAGAGTTCAAAAAACTATCACCAAGGACTGAGTCGAACTTAGCTAAGATAATATCCACTGTATTTAAATTCGCAGCCTTAGCGTTCATCTTCATTGTACAGGCTACATATGCTGTGCAGCTTCAATTATTGGGAGGAATCTTAATACTTCAAACTCTTCCTGCAGTATTCTTAGGACTTTACACTAACAAGCTAGAGGGATATTCTACTTTCGCAGGTTGGATTGCAGGTATAGCTTCAGGTGTTTACATGGTACTTTACACTAATAACTTCGGAACTTTATTAAAGTCGTATTTAGCTACTCCTTATGGTCCAATTTACATTGGAGTCTTATCGCTGGCAATAAACATACTTGTGACAGTTATTGGAACTTTAATAGCCTATGGAGTAGGCTGGAGGCCATCTCAGAAAATTAAGGCAGAAGAATTTGAAGTAGTATAA
- a CDS encoding DUF2203 domain-containing protein, with amino-acid sequence MEYPYFDLKTARELLPWLREKLKEIKRVKRLVEESLVRGDKSSIFKYTVQVDMIVREITEKGIVLRDPDIGLVDFPALINNKPAYLCWKLDEEDILYWHYAEEGFRGRKRISGTEDILSLT; translated from the coding sequence GTGGAATACCCATATTTTGACTTAAAGACTGCAAGAGAATTGTTACCATGGTTAAGAGAAAAGCTAAAGGAGATAAAGAGAGTGAAGAGATTAGTTGAGGAGAGTTTAGTTAGGGGCGATAAAAGCTCAATATTCAAGTACACTGTTCAAGTAGACATGATTGTAAGGGAAATCACAGAAAAAGGGATTGTTCTGAGGGATCCTGATATAGGACTAGTTGATTTTCCTGCCCTAATAAACAACAAACCAGCATATCTGTGTTGGAAACTTGATGAAGAAGATATTTTATACTGGCATTACGCTGAAGAAGGATTCAGAGGAAGAAAAAGAATATCTGGTACTGAGGACATTCTTAGTCTGACTTAG
- a CDS encoding NAD(P)-dependent oxidoreductase yields MRIGLAGLGIMGYRIAANLAKAGKLNMVYNRTVSKAEQFHKEYGVKYAEDPKSLIQSVDFLITMLSDDEAVKSFITPLLPYVKDKIIVDMSTISPSTSISLSNEVSKHGGIMFDTPVIGTTIAVEQKKITVLVGGPKEKFNIVQDVLKETAANVIYVGKNGSALYAKIANNLLTGIYMTALAEAFTFGVRSGLDPEEIKTILSQYASVKSPFMELKLPKVISGDYSTQFATKHMAKDLEIAVRESQNLKVITPLTSISLQLYRLADGLGYGDSDFASVIEVYKKSPKSKSD; encoded by the coding sequence ATGCGTATAGGATTGGCTGGTTTAGGAATAATGGGTTATAGGATAGCGGCTAATTTAGCTAAGGCAGGAAAATTAAATATGGTATATAACAGGACAGTGAGTAAAGCAGAGCAATTCCATAAGGAGTACGGTGTTAAATACGCGGAAGACCCAAAGTCGTTAATTCAGTCAGTAGACTTCTTAATCACTATGCTTTCAGACGACGAGGCTGTAAAATCCTTTATCACTCCTTTGCTTCCATATGTAAAAGACAAAATAATAGTAGATATGTCAACCATATCCCCATCCACATCTATCTCACTTTCTAATGAAGTATCTAAACACGGAGGTATTATGTTTGATACACCTGTTATAGGCACTACCATTGCTGTTGAGCAAAAGAAGATAACTGTACTAGTTGGAGGACCTAAGGAAAAATTCAACATAGTTCAGGACGTTCTAAAGGAAACAGCTGCTAACGTTATTTATGTGGGCAAGAACGGATCTGCTCTTTATGCTAAAATCGCCAACAATTTGCTTACTGGTATATATATGACGGCATTAGCTGAGGCTTTTACTTTTGGAGTAAGATCTGGCTTGGATCCTGAAGAGATAAAGACGATCTTATCTCAATATGCCAGTGTGAAGTCTCCCTTTATGGAGCTCAAATTACCTAAAGTAATTAGTGGTGACTATTCAACACAGTTTGCAACTAAGCATATGGCTAAAGATCTCGAAATAGCAGTAAGAGAATCCCAAAACCTAAAAGTGATCACACCTTTAACTTCTATATCACTTCAATTATATAGATTGGCAGACGGTCTAGGTTATGGAGATAGTGATTTTGCCTCAGTTATAGAAGTTTATAAGAAGTCACCTAAGTCTAAGTCAGACTAA
- a CDS encoding SelT/SelW/SelH family protein, with translation MPTNVKIVYCRPCGFLDRALNLARDLLSYYEGVNVELEQGKNGIFDVYVDGQLIFSRFKEKRFPDSQEILKELSKKATAQ, from the coding sequence ATGCCGACCAATGTAAAAATAGTTTATTGTAGACCCTGTGGATTTTTAGATAGAGCCCTAAATTTAGCTAGAGACCTACTTTCCTATTATGAGGGAGTTAATGTAGAGTTAGAACAAGGCAAGAATGGGATTTTCGACGTATATGTAGACGGTCAACTGATATTCTCAAGGTTCAAAGAGAAGAGATTCCCCGACAGTCAAGAAATATTGAAAGAGCTATCAAAGAAAGCTACAGCTCAATAA
- a CDS encoding ABC transporter permease → MRNVIPTTRAIIKDNLSSRVTLGFVIFFPLILALVFSLLGNAFQPHATVYLTGENAQKVGKYVNASGLFTAYIGGSPSIVKYEPVIFINLTSKNVYYNQLEQEYVPLLQSYLNSYYTNQTSIFSSQLILTRNTPVAYEISGVIGVIALSNGIFGVTGVGSGYYRDRLVDRLASSPLRDYEWVLSLMIYEVLITILSSIVVLGLGLILGFTPVSILEFLGVLILSTLMFSGLGAIILGLTPKDKIFLANVVPTFIVFPLMFISNAFYSSSIFPSILGLIAEYQPVSIVNDVVRQAIVFNVLPNPIYLITIIILTLVFLGVGARLLKLREM, encoded by the coding sequence TTGAGAAACGTAATTCCGACTACTAGGGCTATAATTAAGGATAACCTGAGTAGTAGAGTTACATTAGGTTTTGTGATATTCTTTCCGTTAATTTTAGCCCTGGTGTTCTCGCTGTTAGGGAATGCATTTCAACCCCATGCTACAGTGTATTTGACTGGTGAAAACGCTCAGAAGGTTGGAAAATACGTTAATGCATCAGGACTATTTACAGCTTATATTGGTGGCTCTCCTTCTATAGTCAAGTATGAGCCTGTAATTTTTATCAACTTAACGTCCAAAAACGTCTACTATAATCAACTAGAACAAGAATATGTCCCTTTACTCCAGTCTTATCTAAATTCATACTACACAAATCAAACTAGTATATTTAGTTCTCAACTTATCTTAACCAGAAATACTCCTGTAGCATATGAGATTTCAGGTGTGATTGGGGTAATAGCCTTATCTAATGGTATATTTGGTGTTACTGGTGTAGGGTCAGGTTATTATAGGGATAGACTTGTGGACAGATTAGCTTCTTCACCATTACGTGACTATGAGTGGGTATTATCTTTAATGATCTACGAGGTTCTCATCACTATCTTATCCTCTATAGTTGTATTAGGTTTAGGTTTAATATTGGGCTTTACCCCTGTTTCTATATTAGAGTTCTTGGGAGTACTAATTCTCTCGACGTTGATGTTTTCTGGTCTGGGTGCCATTATATTAGGTTTGACGCCTAAGGATAAGATCTTCTTAGCTAATGTTGTTCCTACATTTATCGTTTTCCCACTTATGTTCATAAGTAATGCTTTCTACTCGTCATCAATATTCCCATCAATTTTAGGTTTAATTGCAGAGTATCAGCCAGTTTCGATTGTTAATGACGTGGTTAGGCAGGCAATAGTGTTTAACGTGTTACCAAATCCTATCTACTTGATTACGATTATCATCTTAACTTTAGTCTTCCTGGGTGTAGGGGCTAGATTGTTAAAATTGAGAGAGATGTAA
- a CDS encoding ABC transporter ATP-binding protein: protein MSIITIEDLWKVYKGGIEALRGISFNVNEGEIFTILGPNGAGKTTTVKILSCVLKPTKGKVIVLGYEVPKECKKIREMVSSVPQEFQGFADLSVRENIEYFASLYKAKNKVEEVLELLDLKEHEKKRFRNLSGGLKRRVAIACGIVGNPKIVFLDEPTVGLDPESRRKMWDIIRALKEKKITIFLATHYLDEAEKLADRVVVIYKGKMIKETSPRELVNEFNSSSLEDAYLELMRELRGENFEKRNSDY from the coding sequence ATGAGTATTATAACTATTGAAGATTTATGGAAAGTTTATAAGGGTGGAATAGAGGCTTTGAGGGGCATATCCTTTAATGTTAATGAAGGAGAAATTTTCACAATTCTAGGTCCCAATGGTGCTGGAAAGACGACTACAGTGAAAATCCTCTCATGTGTATTAAAGCCAACTAAGGGCAAGGTTATAGTCTTAGGCTATGAAGTTCCTAAGGAATGTAAAAAAATAAGAGAAATGGTAAGTAGTGTACCACAGGAATTTCAAGGTTTTGCTGATTTAAGTGTAAGAGAAAATATTGAGTACTTTGCCTCACTTTATAAAGCGAAAAATAAGGTCGAAGAGGTTTTAGAACTTTTAGATTTAAAGGAACATGAGAAGAAGAGATTCAGGAATTTGTCTGGGGGATTAAAGAGAAGAGTAGCTATAGCCTGTGGTATAGTCGGTAACCCAAAGATTGTGTTTCTGGATGAACCTACTGTTGGATTAGATCCTGAGTCAAGGAGAAAGATGTGGGATATAATTCGAGCCTTAAAGGAAAAGAAAATTACAATATTTCTAGCTACTCATTATTTAGACGAAGCTGAAAAGTTAGCAGATAGGGTTGTGGTTATTTATAAGGGGAAAATGATCAAGGAGACTTCTCCCAGGGAGCTTGTAAATGAATTTAATAGCTCCTCATTGGAAGATGCTTATCTTGAGTTAATGAGAGAGTTAAGGGGGGAAAACTTTGAGAAACGTAATTCCGACTACTAG
- a CDS encoding AIR synthase family protein codes for MRFGKLNPKAFLHRLPIGNCVVCPGIGEDDAYVKVEGEYLVIHSDPITETGKDAGYLSVVVACNDVNMKGVECKSIITTLLLHDEESLSPVIEGISEACNILKCKVVGGHTELTKGLDRDIVVTTAFSFSNHVLRLSDVRENDYIVLFGNPGIEGTWILANEYEDKLSRLGVSRNLIERAKRFKYLIPVQDKAMKVKDYAISMHDATEGGIYQALLEVAQATNLRVVVEKEKIPLLEETVEITKALNINPYTLISSGAFIVITRDYEKLTRLGGVLIGKLKRDTPALEVNGEVYTEDFEEELVRFEGYNNGGR; via the coding sequence ATGCGTTTCGGAAAATTAAATCCTAAAGCCTTCCTCCACAGATTACCCATAGGAAATTGTGTAGTATGCCCAGGCATAGGAGAAGACGATGCATACGTAAAAGTAGAAGGCGAATATCTTGTTATACACTCTGATCCAATAACAGAAACAGGCAAGGATGCAGGATATTTGTCTGTTGTAGTTGCCTGTAATGACGTAAATATGAAAGGGGTTGAATGTAAGTCAATAATTACCACCCTTTTACTTCATGACGAGGAAAGTCTATCTCCTGTCATTGAGGGGATAAGTGAGGCATGTAACATACTGAAGTGTAAAGTAGTTGGTGGGCATACTGAGCTAACCAAAGGATTAGACAGAGATATTGTAGTAACTACAGCTTTTTCATTTTCTAATCACGTTCTACGCCTCTCAGACGTAAGGGAAAATGACTATATAGTTCTTTTCGGTAACCCTGGAATTGAGGGCACTTGGATTTTGGCAAATGAATATGAGGATAAACTGAGTAGACTGGGAGTTAGTAGAAACCTCATTGAAAGAGCCAAGAGATTCAAATATCTTATTCCAGTGCAGGATAAAGCTATGAAAGTTAAGGACTATGCAATATCAATGCATGATGCTACGGAAGGTGGTATTTATCAAGCATTATTGGAAGTGGCTCAAGCTACTAACCTAAGAGTAGTTGTAGAAAAGGAGAAAATACCTTTACTAGAGGAAACTGTCGAGATCACTAAAGCACTGAATATAAACCCATATACGCTAATTTCGTCTGGAGCCTTCATAGTTATAACTAGAGACTATGAAAAATTAACTCGATTAGGAGGAGTTTTAATAGGTAAACTCAAGAGGGATACACCTGCACTTGAGGTAAACGGTGAAGTTTACACTGAGGATTTTGAAGAGGAGTTGGTAAGGTTTGAAGGCTATAATAATGGCGGGAGGTAA
- a CDS encoding NTP transferase domain-containing protein, giving the protein MKAIIMAGGKGSRISPYKPILEICGFPMYYWVYRSLREFAEEIYLAITPWSSLIFSDIPKIITYGNGYENDVIEAVKQVGFPVIVTPSDTPLIPKHVFMKLINDCRAQICSIKDVKDYVGISLWKSLKLNEYQDILVEEEILNVNTPEDYRKVKNICGNIDEN; this is encoded by the coding sequence TTGAAGGCTATAATAATGGCGGGAGGTAAGGGAAGTAGAATATCCCCATATAAACCAATCCTAGAAATATGTGGTTTTCCGATGTACTACTGGGTTTATAGAAGTCTGAGAGAGTTTGCAGAGGAGATATACCTTGCAATTACCCCTTGGAGTTCCCTTATCTTCTCAGATATTCCTAAGATCATTACATATGGTAATGGTTATGAGAATGATGTTATAGAAGCTGTTAAACAAGTAGGATTTCCTGTTATAGTCACACCCTCTGATACGCCATTAATTCCTAAACACGTGTTTATGAAACTGATCAATGATTGTAGGGCTCAAATCTGCTCCATCAAGGACGTAAAAGACTACGTAGGAATTAGCCTGTGGAAATCTTTGAAGTTAAACGAATACCAGGATATACTAGTTGAGGAAGAAATCCTAAATGTAAATACTCCTGAAGATTATAGGAAAGTCAAAAATATATGTGGCAATATAGATGAAAACTAA